One Clostridium cylindrosporum DSM 605 genomic region harbors:
- a CDS encoding response regulator transcription factor, translating to MAFMKEKIKILIIEDEESIAEFIKMGLEAEGFMVYTHFEGNSAASIAKEINPHIIILDIMLPGMNGYKVCSEIKKLIKTSIIMLTARDDIDDRVLGLELGADDYMGKPFSFKELLARINTRLRNCFPELANIISVGLFLIDDGAHEISFQGKVLSLSPTEYNLLRYLLVNDGLVLSKQTIIEKVWGPEFNGEENIVEVYIRYLRDKIGDKDHNVIRTIRGVGYKVVVG from the coding sequence ATGGCATTTATGAAAGAAAAAATAAAGATTTTAATAATAGAAGATGAAGAAAGTATAGCTGAATTTATAAAAATGGGGTTAGAAGCAGAAGGATTTATGGTTTACACTCATTTTGAGGGTAACAGCGCTGCCTCAATTGCAAAAGAAATAAATCCACATATTATTATACTTGATATTATGCTTCCAGGAATGAATGGATACAAGGTATGTTCTGAGATTAAAAAACTGATAAAAACATCTATTATTATGCTTACAGCTAGAGATGATATAGATGATCGTGTTCTTGGTTTAGAACTTGGGGCTGATGATTATATGGGTAAGCCTTTTAGCTTTAAGGAGTTATTAGCTCGCATAAATACTAGATTGCGTAATTGCTTTCCTGAATTAGCTAATATAATAAGTGTAGGATTATTTCTTATAGATGATGGAGCCCATGAAATTAGCTTTCAAGGTAAAGTTTTATCTTTATCTCCTACAGAGTATAATTTGCTTAGATACTTATTAGTTAATGATGGGTTAGTATTAAGTAAGCAAACTATAATCGAAAAGGTTTGGGGGCCTGAATTTAATGGAGAAGAAAACATTGTAGAAGTATATATAAGATATTTGCGCGATAAAATTGGTGATAAGGATCATAATGTTATTCGTACTATTAGAGGGGTAGGATATAAGGTGGTAGTAGGATGA